The following nucleotide sequence is from Aspergillus nidulans FGSC A4 chromosome I.
CGGCTTTTTCTGCTGTACAACATGCTCCAGAACTGGAAATAAATGTCAAACAAATTCGCATACTCTGGGTTAATCTCCTTCAACCCGTGTGTTGAGCGGGAGGATAATATAGCCTGGAGCCTGGCGTCTGGTATATCATCGTCACAATTGATGAACCGGTATATTGTTGCCGCGTTAATAAATAGAGAAACAGCCATATCGACTAGAGCCCTGAAGTTCTCTTTACCAGGCCAGACCTGAGGTAGATTATGATGATATCTTATCTCGTCAAGCTTTTTCTAGAGAAAGACTGAGATATCATGTTGAATGGTAGACCTCTTAATCTGGTGGAGAATGATCTCATCCTTATAGATTGATCGGAAGCCCCTGGTAACAGGCGGTTCTGGCCTTCTGGTGATTAACACTCGTAGGTGCACTTCTTCCAAGTCGTTCAATGTCGGCAGAATTGAGAGAAAGGCTGTGACATCACCTGGTACCTGGCACTCATCCAGGGCATCGATGACGGCAGCCAGGATTAAAGGAGTCCTTAAGCCAAGATTAAGGCTCTTGAGGGGCTCGAAAAGCAGTTCGTTAAACTGTTCCTGTGGATTCCTGCTTCCATTATCGCGAGACGTCCTAATTGCCTCTTGATTGGCTGCCGAAGAGGTGGTAATCTCTGCATTATTGGTTTAGTGAGAGTGGTAAAAAGTCGTTTAGCATCCTCACGGTTTGTTCCACCctgcttgaagaaaaagctaCCACCTAGTAAGCTCTCATTATTTAACGACCTAGCTACCGTGCGCGACACAGTTGACTTCCCTGTTCCTGCTATACCCTGCAGCCAGAACACAGGTCGCCTATCTGGATCAGTGGCCCAGCTTTTGATATCTTCAAGTAGTTCAGTTCGAGTCTCTGGTAGACGTTCTTGATCCTCTTCTCCGGTATACGCATTATAATGGGCCTCTTCTGCAACCTTGAGCTCGGCAAGGTCGATCTTGTCGTGGGGTTCATTGGCTGAGCTCAGCATGTTGTCTGCCACTTCAAGGAGCCGATTCACCCTCTCTCTCTGTTCATAGCAGTCCACTATCTGGAACCATTTCTGGAGATGAAATTCCGCTTCAGCAATGGACTTCCGGAGTTCTGTAAGTGAATCCCCAGGTATGCTCTTTGTCACGAGCtagagtcgttgatactaacagatagtattagactagaagaattcgcTAGAGAATTAATACACAGTGACCGTCGAGCTTCCTATATGTGTCACGGACCGACGTTAGTGCCAACCTTGACTCGTCATTCcggaagtcagcaacaatcatacgagaactggcctgtacagggcttatcccGGACCAGAGATTCAATCGGCAGTTGGTTCATAGTGGACCGGCTCGTCTTGATTCGGGCAATGCTCaaatcaagacttcgggcgtagctcgtcacactcttccagatccagaCGGCACGCCCGCGATCATAAAGTGACTGGGCCCGGGCTGCGAACGTTAATACTGCGGCGTATACCTGGACGAGAGCGGTCTCAACGTGTTCGTCGGTAGTTGGGTTCTTTCGATATTCGTCCTCCACGAGGCTATACCGGGTAATAACATTTGTGAGGGAGGCGCAAGACTCCAACCAAGCCTCTTTCTGAGTGCTGTAGTTTTTGCGTTATCTTGAGTTATCTCTGTTG
It contains:
- a CDS encoding uncharacterized protein (transcript_id=CADANIAT00006500), which gives rise to MDISSIEPRSAPPTKPDLWQRAFDDLRPEDQELIKSVSMPSCNKKIECNGENNSSAIVSRLRILSELVESVKIQYQTDQENSRIKEPAQRIVKAVPNFQSFIQKAVAIDPTGHATSVWAIVSLGFTKEAWLESCASLTNVITRYSLVEDEYRKNPTTDEHVETALVQVYAAVLTFAARAQSLYDRGRAVWIWKSVTSYARSLDLSIARIKTSRSTMNQLPIESLLVTKSIPGDSLTELRKSIAEAEFHLQKWFQIVDCYEQRERVNRLLEVADNMLSSANEPHDKIDLAELKVAEEAHYNAYTGEEDQERLPETRTELLEDIKSWATDPDRRPVFWLQEITTSSAANQEAIRTSRDNGSRNPQEQFNELLFEPLKSLNLGLRTPLILAAVIDALDECQVPGDVTAFLSILPTLNDLEEVHLRVLITRRPEPPVTRGFRSIYKDEIILHQIKRSTIQHDISVFL